A stretch of Geobacter sp. DNA encodes these proteins:
- a CDS encoding PfaD family polyunsaturated fatty acid/polyketide biosynthesis protein: MCYSPALSPEQRSIRELLRHVHQGLYLHANPVDGDPITTDALVMGYESPADDSITVKAFVPPCRMEDLGDPSFCAEHGIRFPYAGGSMAKGISSVAMVEELGKAGMLGFFGAAGLPLATVEAAIDRLAAGDFPFGINLIHSPHEPDLEQALAELFIRKKVRLVEASAFLALSLPLVRYRLHGIHRSHDGRIVAPNRIIAKVSREELAEKFFSPPPEKLLRELLAQGAITPEQAEMAASIPMAQDITAEADSGGHTDNRPALALFPTIQALSVRMQPRYGNDTRLRVGLGGGIGTPAAAAAAFAMGAAYIMTGSVHQACVESGTSDAVREMLAATRQADVTMAPAADMFEMGVTVQVLKRGTMFPMRAARLYEIYRSCASLDDIAPAERDKLEKTFFKASLEEIWQQTRSYFLHRDPRQVERGDRDPKHRMALVFRWYLGQAAHWAQDGDPARAIDYQIWCGPAMGAFNEWVADSFLADPQKRRVVTVARNILFGATIITRANFLRCQGVNLPDDVLRQEPLTDAQIKEYVR, from the coding sequence ATCTGCTATTCCCCGGCGCTTTCTCCGGAACAGAGAAGCATCAGGGAATTGCTCCGCCACGTGCATCAGGGCCTCTATCTGCACGCAAACCCGGTAGATGGCGACCCGATAACGACAGATGCGCTTGTCATGGGGTATGAGTCACCTGCGGACGATTCCATAACCGTAAAAGCATTTGTTCCGCCCTGCAGGATGGAGGATCTGGGCGATCCCTCATTCTGTGCCGAGCATGGCATCCGATTCCCCTATGCAGGTGGCTCCATGGCCAAGGGGATCAGCTCCGTCGCCATGGTCGAGGAGTTGGGCAAGGCCGGGATGCTCGGCTTTTTCGGTGCGGCCGGCCTCCCGCTGGCAACCGTCGAGGCGGCCATAGACCGACTCGCTGCTGGGGACTTCCCTTTCGGGATCAATCTCATCCATTCCCCCCACGAACCCGACCTGGAACAGGCTCTGGCTGAATTGTTCATCAGGAAAAAGGTTCGCCTGGTGGAGGCGTCCGCATTCCTCGCACTCTCCCTGCCCCTGGTCCGCTATCGTCTTCACGGCATCCATCGCAGCCATGACGGCCGCATCGTGGCGCCGAACCGGATCATCGCCAAGGTCTCGCGGGAAGAACTGGCCGAGAAGTTTTTCTCCCCGCCGCCGGAGAAGCTGCTCCGTGAGCTGCTTGCCCAGGGTGCCATAACGCCGGAACAGGCCGAAATGGCAGCCTCGATCCCCATGGCACAGGATATCACCGCTGAGGCCGATTCCGGCGGGCATACCGACAATCGCCCCGCGCTTGCCCTGTTTCCGACCATCCAGGCCCTGAGCGTACGGATGCAGCCCCGCTACGGGAACGACACGAGACTCCGTGTCGGCCTTGGTGGCGGCATCGGCACCCCCGCTGCCGCTGCAGCCGCATTTGCCATGGGTGCTGCCTACATCATGACCGGCTCGGTGCACCAGGCATGCGTCGAATCGGGGACCTCAGATGCCGTGCGTGAGATGCTCGCCGCTACACGCCAGGCAGACGTCACCATGGCACCGGCAGCCGACATGTTCGAGATGGGTGTAACGGTGCAGGTGCTCAAGCGGGGGACCATGTTCCCCATGCGGGCGGCAAGGCTGTACGAGATCTACCGTTCCTGCGCCAGCCTGGACGACATCGCCCCTGCCGAGCGGGACAAGCTGGAAAAGACGTTCTTCAAGGCGTCACTGGAAGAGATCTGGCAACAGACCCGCAGCTATTTCCTGCACCGCGACCCGCGGCAGGTCGAGCGGGGTGATCGCGACCCGAAACACCGGATGGCCCTGGTCTTTCGCTGGTACCTGGGACAGGCGGCACACTGGGCGCAGGATGGCGATCCGGCCCGCGCCATCGATTACCAGATATGGTGCGGACCGGCCATGGGCGCCTTCAACGAGTGGGTAGCCGATTCATTTCTGGCAGACCCGCAGAAGCGGCGGGTCGTCACCGTCGCCCGCAACATCTTGTTCGGCGCTACGATCATCACCCGCGCCAACTTCCTGCGCTGCCAGGGAGTAAACCTCCCCGACGACGTTCTGCGGCAGGAACCGCTGACCGACGCACAGATCAAGGAGTATGTTAGGTGA
- a CDS encoding SDR family NAD(P)-dependent oxidoreductase: protein MNTDKTTPAHRFGEAPLAIIGIGCLFPQADNSAAYWANIRDGLDAITDIPPTHWRVEDYFNSNQKTPDHTYGQRGGFLSPYPFNPMEFNIPPNTLEAIDTSQLLGLVAAGQALKDAGYGADRQYDRNRVSVILGVTGSLELVIPLGARLGHPIWRAALKEAGVDDSVAEDVVQRIGDAYVPWQENSFPGLLGNVVAGRISKQYDLGGTNCVVDAACASSFSALHLASMELASGKSDMVVTGGIDTFNDIFMYMCFSKTPALSPSGNARPFDAAADGTILGEGLGIVVIKRLADAERDNDRIYAVIRGVGSSSDGKGDAIYAPSAGGQKKALLNAYRESGVTPESIGLIEAHGTGTRVGDAVEVSALREVYGEADRPWCALGSVKSQIGHTKAAAGAAGLIKAALALHHKIIPPTIKVEKPLDEVTSGKTPFYLPTEKRPWLSSGAPRRAAVSAFGFGGSNFHTVLEEYRPNKEEADWDGDTQIMLFTGDSAQELEAALATLSADMAWSELRARAAASRTAAIPGARCRLALVVERKRTNLQSLSANALAMLRKNPDGPWQTPDGAYFASGSTSNSLGMLFPGQGAQYTGMLRDLACCFPEVFTAIAAADADYAAPDGTRLSDLIYPTTAFDTAMRERQEEALRATDSAQPAIGAVSLGALRLLETFGIRPDAVAGHSYGELTALCASGRLDESAFHALSRLRGQLMAAGGGDKGSMLAVPAPLALVEQILAEERLDLVIANRNAPAQAVLSGSSSEIERAATVFAARKLACKRLPVAAAFHSPLVADAATPFLAALTEIELHEARLPVYANSTAAPYPADPDAARELLAEQLAMPVEFVAEIEALYAAGIRTFLEVGPGARLTGLVKAILGDRDHLALAIDASSGKRDGVADLARALAQLAVLGHDVSLTSWDAGYRPPAPAAGKKPPLTVPICGANYVKPKEKRPPVAPKAAAAAPVLTQPAARAAAIAQPPIVPSASRETLAESLRITRESVAVLQKMQEETAQLHRRFLEGQETASRTIQTLLEQQRIVHGGGAVRFSQPAAPIAPVTPAPAPPVAAPAIAASAPAPAPQPQPPVAAVDAGNRIVETLLAVISEKTGYPQEMLELEMGLDADLGIDSIKRVEILSAIQERLPTAPVIGPEHLGTLQTLGEIAAFLGSNSATTVAAAVAAPVSAPVAVSPALAAAPAIRRSGVVPVPLPEEGISEAIPLANAEFWITDDGSPFTAELYTVLQERGLTIRMVRPQAMVRPPEMLAGLVITAPLGGTDDQFLEHAFMLMKSAGPSLRRAAEAGGALLATVSRLDGSFGCDMGTFIADPLSGGLAGLSKTAGHEWPEVVTKTVDLGSFADPAAMCRDLAAELFRPGSSEIGLSQSGRIGLRLLDLSPPPTDALPLAEGDLVVITGGGRGVTAAAALALAGACRPFLVLLGRSKGPEPEPDWLARTTDESRIKRALLDHANKKLHPKEIEERYQQVIAGRELRTTLDRIAAVGGKAIYRPVDIRNGAEVKALLTELQQQHGPLKGIVHGAGVLADRLIVDKTREQFRQVYATKVSGLRSLLAAAGDQLRVLALFSSTTGRFGRTGQVDYAVANEVLNKLAQEEARHRPACRVVSINWGPWDGGMVTPSLKKVFAGEGIGLIGLAEGGAFLVGELADADAPVEIVALAETPETARTATSAAQSRPLTATFERTMSIDEYPFLRSHVLDGKAVLPMAMIIEWLAHGALHGNPGLHFHGFNDLRICKGVVFEQETPCTLQVMAGKAEKRESFFLVPVELQSNGSDGRAILHAKADIVLTTRLPEGIRSITELPTTPFVPHNGSIYNRERLFHGPDLHGIERVEGCSDKGIAAVVKGAPAPGNWIKKPLRSNWLTDPLSIDSAFQLMILWTFERFGAGSLPCFAGRYRQFHDAFPHEGVQVVIRVTGEREHGATADMEFLDRHSGKLVARLEDYECIVDPSLERAFQRNQLHQLGAA from the coding sequence GTGAATACAGACAAGACTACCCCGGCACACCGTTTCGGCGAAGCGCCCTTGGCCATAATCGGCATCGGCTGCCTGTTTCCGCAGGCTGACAACTCCGCAGCCTACTGGGCTAACATCCGCGACGGTCTGGATGCCATCACCGACATCCCCCCTACGCATTGGCGCGTGGAGGATTATTTCAACTCGAATCAGAAAACCCCCGACCACACCTACGGCCAGCGGGGCGGTTTCCTCTCCCCGTATCCGTTCAACCCCATGGAATTCAATATCCCCCCCAATACCTTGGAGGCGATCGATACCTCCCAGCTGCTCGGTCTCGTTGCCGCCGGCCAGGCATTGAAGGATGCCGGCTATGGCGCTGACCGGCAGTATGACCGGAACAGGGTCAGCGTCATCCTCGGCGTCACCGGTTCACTGGAGCTGGTTATCCCGCTCGGCGCCCGTCTCGGGCATCCGATCTGGCGTGCGGCCCTCAAGGAAGCAGGGGTAGACGATAGCGTGGCAGAAGATGTGGTGCAGCGCATCGGCGATGCCTATGTCCCCTGGCAGGAAAACTCCTTCCCCGGCCTGCTCGGCAACGTGGTGGCAGGGCGGATCAGCAAGCAGTACGACCTGGGAGGCACCAACTGCGTTGTCGACGCAGCCTGCGCCAGCTCTTTCAGCGCCCTTCACCTGGCCAGCATGGAACTCGCCTCGGGCAAGTCCGACATGGTGGTCACCGGCGGCATAGACACCTTCAACGACATATTCATGTACATGTGCTTCAGCAAGACCCCCGCCCTCTCCCCCAGCGGGAATGCCAGGCCCTTCGATGCAGCGGCAGACGGGACCATTCTCGGCGAAGGGCTGGGGATCGTGGTGATAAAGCGGCTGGCCGACGCAGAACGGGACAACGACAGGATCTACGCCGTGATCCGCGGCGTAGGTTCATCGAGCGACGGCAAGGGCGATGCGATCTATGCCCCCAGTGCCGGCGGCCAGAAAAAGGCCTTGCTGAACGCCTACCGCGAGTCAGGAGTCACCCCGGAGAGCATAGGACTCATCGAGGCGCACGGCACCGGCACCCGGGTCGGCGACGCGGTCGAGGTTTCGGCACTGCGCGAGGTCTACGGAGAAGCAGACCGTCCCTGGTGCGCCCTCGGTTCGGTCAAGTCGCAGATCGGCCATACCAAGGCGGCCGCAGGCGCAGCCGGGCTGATCAAGGCGGCTCTGGCCCTGCACCACAAGATCATCCCCCCCACCATCAAGGTGGAAAAACCGCTGGACGAGGTAACATCAGGCAAGACCCCCTTCTATCTGCCGACCGAAAAGCGCCCCTGGCTCTCTTCCGGCGCCCCCCGCCGCGCCGCGGTCAGCGCCTTCGGCTTTGGCGGCTCGAACTTCCATACGGTTCTCGAAGAATACCGGCCAAACAAGGAAGAGGCGGACTGGGACGGCGACACCCAGATCATGCTGTTTACCGGCGACTCGGCCCAGGAGCTGGAAGCGGCCCTCGCCACGCTGTCAGCCGACATGGCATGGTCCGAACTCCGTGCCAGGGCCGCAGCGAGCCGAACAGCAGCCATCCCCGGCGCCCGCTGCCGCCTGGCGCTGGTGGTGGAACGCAAAAGGACCAACCTGCAGTCGCTCTCCGCCAATGCCCTGGCCATGCTGCGGAAAAACCCGGACGGTCCATGGCAGACACCCGATGGCGCCTATTTTGCCTCTGGCAGCACGTCGAACAGCCTCGGCATGCTCTTTCCCGGCCAGGGAGCCCAATACACCGGCATGCTGCGCGACCTCGCCTGCTGCTTCCCCGAGGTATTCACCGCCATCGCCGCAGCCGATGCAGATTACGCGGCCCCGGACGGCACCAGGCTCTCCGACCTGATCTACCCCACCACGGCATTCGACACTGCCATGCGGGAACGTCAGGAAGAGGCGTTGCGCGCCACCGACAGCGCCCAGCCCGCCATCGGCGCCGTCAGCCTCGGTGCGCTCCGCCTGCTGGAGACCTTTGGCATCCGGCCCGATGCCGTGGCAGGCCATAGCTATGGTGAACTGACCGCCCTCTGCGCTTCGGGCAGGCTCGACGAATCCGCCTTCCATGCGCTTTCCCGCCTGCGCGGCCAGCTCATGGCCGCAGGTGGTGGCGACAAGGGGAGCATGCTGGCCGTCCCGGCCCCGCTGGCGCTGGTCGAGCAGATCCTGGCTGAAGAACGGCTCGACCTGGTGATCGCCAATCGCAATGCCCCGGCCCAGGCCGTCCTGTCCGGGAGCAGCAGTGAAATCGAGCGTGCAGCAACTGTCTTTGCCGCGCGAAAGCTCGCCTGCAAGCGCCTGCCGGTTGCCGCCGCCTTCCACAGCCCGCTGGTCGCCGACGCAGCCACGCCCTTTCTGGCCGCCCTGACAGAGATCGAACTGCACGAGGCCCGGCTGCCCGTCTATGCCAACAGCACCGCTGCCCCCTATCCGGCTGATCCGGACGCTGCCAGGGAGCTCCTGGCAGAACAGCTCGCCATGCCGGTGGAATTCGTCGCCGAGATCGAGGCGCTCTATGCCGCCGGGATTCGCACCTTTCTGGAGGTCGGGCCGGGAGCGCGCCTGACCGGGTTGGTGAAGGCGATCCTCGGCGACCGCGACCACCTTGCCCTTGCCATCGATGCATCGTCCGGCAAGCGTGACGGCGTTGCCGACCTGGCCCGGGCTCTGGCCCAGCTGGCGGTGCTCGGACACGACGTCAGCCTGACCTCCTGGGATGCGGGGTATCGGCCGCCTGCACCGGCTGCCGGCAAAAAGCCCCCCCTCACCGTCCCGATCTGCGGGGCCAACTATGTGAAGCCCAAGGAAAAGCGTCCGCCTGTTGCGCCAAAGGCCGCTGCAGCGGCACCGGTCTTGACGCAACCGGCTGCCCGGGCGGCCGCCATCGCCCAGCCGCCAATCGTTCCTTCCGCCTCGCGCGAAACCCTTGCGGAATCGCTGCGCATAACAAGGGAAAGCGTTGCCGTTCTGCAAAAGATGCAGGAAGAAACCGCCCAGCTCCACCGCCGGTTCCTGGAGGGGCAGGAGACTGCCAGCCGCACCATCCAGACCCTCCTGGAGCAGCAGCGTATCGTCCATGGCGGCGGTGCTGTCCGGTTCAGCCAGCCCGCGGCACCTATCGCGCCGGTCACCCCTGCACCTGCGCCCCCGGTGGCTGCCCCGGCCATAGCAGCATCGGCACCAGCGCCTGCACCGCAACCGCAGCCTCCGGTTGCGGCTGTCGATGCCGGCAACCGGATCGTTGAGACCCTGCTCGCCGTTATCAGCGAGAAGACCGGCTATCCCCAGGAGATGCTGGAGCTGGAGATGGGGCTCGACGCCGACCTGGGGATCGATTCCATCAAGCGGGTGGAGATCCTCTCCGCCATCCAGGAGCGACTCCCCACTGCACCGGTCATCGGGCCGGAGCACCTGGGAACCCTGCAGACCCTGGGCGAGATCGCCGCATTCCTCGGCAGCAACAGTGCCACTACCGTTGCCGCCGCAGTCGCGGCGCCGGTCAGTGCCCCCGTTGCAGTCTCCCCTGCCCTGGCCGCCGCGCCAGCAATCCGACGCAGCGGTGTCGTCCCTGTCCCGCTGCCGGAAGAGGGCATCAGCGAGGCCATTCCGCTGGCTAATGCCGAATTCTGGATCACCGACGACGGCTCCCCCTTTACGGCCGAGCTCTACACGGTCCTGCAGGAGCGTGGGCTGACGATCCGCATGGTTCGCCCCCAAGCAATGGTCCGCCCCCCGGAGATGCTTGCGGGCCTGGTGATCACTGCCCCCCTTGGCGGCACCGATGACCAGTTCCTGGAGCATGCCTTCATGCTCATGAAAAGCGCGGGGCCATCGCTGCGACGCGCCGCAGAGGCAGGCGGAGCACTCCTGGCCACGGTATCGCGCCTGGACGGGAGCTTTGGCTGCGACATGGGCACCTTCATTGCCGATCCCCTCTCCGGCGGGCTGGCCGGTCTCTCAAAGACAGCCGGGCACGAGTGGCCCGAAGTGGTCACCAAAACCGTCGATCTCGGCTCGTTCGCCGACCCGGCAGCCATGTGCCGCGATCTTGCCGCAGAGCTCTTCAGGCCCGGCAGCAGCGAGATCGGCCTCAGCCAGTCGGGACGGATCGGCCTCAGGCTGCTCGATCTCTCCCCGCCACCCACGGATGCCCTCCCGCTTGCAGAAGGAGATCTGGTGGTGATAACCGGTGGCGGCCGCGGGGTCACGGCAGCGGCGGCCCTTGCCCTTGCCGGGGCCTGCCGGCCTTTTCTCGTCCTGCTCGGAAGAAGCAAGGGACCCGAGCCCGAGCCGGATTGGCTCGCCCGCACCACGGACGAGTCCCGCATCAAACGAGCCCTGCTCGACCATGCCAATAAAAAGCTTCATCCCAAGGAGATCGAGGAGCGCTACCAGCAGGTCATTGCCGGACGGGAACTCCGCACCACCCTCGACAGGATCGCCGCGGTCGGGGGAAAGGCGATCTACCGGCCGGTGGATATCCGCAATGGCGCAGAGGTCAAGGCGCTGCTCACCGAATTGCAGCAGCAGCACGGGCCGCTCAAGGGGATCGTCCACGGTGCCGGGGTCCTTGCCGACCGTCTGATCGTAGACAAGACCCGCGAGCAGTTCCGCCAGGTCTACGCCACAAAGGTGTCCGGCCTCCGATCCCTGCTCGCAGCGGCCGGCGACCAGCTCCGGGTCCTGGCCCTCTTCTCCTCCACCACCGGACGGTTCGGTCGCACCGGCCAGGTTGACTACGCCGTTGCAAACGAGGTCCTCAACAAACTTGCCCAGGAAGAGGCGCGCCACCGCCCTGCCTGCCGGGTCGTCAGCATCAACTGGGGACCGTGGGACGGCGGCATGGTCACCCCCTCGCTGAAAAAGGTCTTTGCCGGCGAAGGGATCGGCCTCATCGGGCTTGCCGAGGGTGGCGCCTTCCTCGTCGGTGAACTTGCCGACGCTGACGCGCCGGTGGAAATCGTCGCACTGGCCGAGACACCGGAAACGGCACGCACTGCCACGTCGGCTGCCCAGTCCAGGCCGCTCACCGCGACCTTCGAGCGGACCATGTCCATCGACGAGTATCCGTTCCTCCGTTCCCACGTGCTGGACGGCAAAGCGGTCCTCCCCATGGCCATGATCATCGAATGGCTGGCCCACGGCGCACTGCACGGCAATCCCGGCCTCCATTTCCACGGCTTCAACGATCTGCGCATCTGCAAGGGGGTCGTCTTCGAGCAGGAAACCCCCTGCACCCTGCAGGTCATGGCAGGCAAGGCGGAAAAGCGCGAATCGTTCTTCCTGGTGCCGGTCGAGCTGCAAAGCAACGGCAGCGACGGACGCGCCATCCTCCACGCCAAGGCCGACATCGTCCTGACGACCAGGCTGCCCGAAGGGATCCGCTCCATAACCGAGCTCCCCACCACACCGTTCGTGCCGCACAATGGGTCGATCTACAACCGCGAACGGCTGTTTCACGGTCCGGACCTGCACGGCATCGAGCGGGTCGAAGGATGCTCGGACAAGGGGATCGCCGCAGTGGTCAAGGGTGCGCCGGCACCGGGCAACTGGATCAAGAAGCCGCTCAGAAGCAACTGGCTTACCGACCCCTTGAGCATCGACAGCGCGTTCCAGCTCATGATCCTCTGGACCTTCGAACGCTTCGGCGCCGGTTCCCTCCCCTGCTTTGCCGGCCGCTATCGCCAGTTTCACGACGCCTTCCCCCACGAAGGGGTGCAGGTGGTGATCCGGGTGACCGGAGAGCGCGAGCACGGCGCAACCGCGGACATGGAATTCCTCGACCGCCATTCCGGCAAACTGGTGGCACGTCTGGAAGACTACGAATGCATCGTCGACCCGTCCCTTGAGCGCGCCTTCCAGCGCAACCAACTCCACCAGCTGGGGGCAGCCTGA